From the genome of Rhododendron vialii isolate Sample 1 chromosome 10a, ASM3025357v1:
TGCTTGTGGAGGTCAAGACGGAGGTCAACGTCGATGAAGAGGGAGTTGGTAAGCGGAGGCGAGGGCGGCCGGCGAGAGGTCAGCCCAGGCCGCCACCGATGAAGAAGAtaaaagaggaggaagaagaagaggatgttTGTTTTATATGTTTTGATGGCGGGAGCCTCGTGCTGTGCGATCGCCGGtgagttttgttttggttaCTATTTGGTTAGTACATTTCAGCATTACTTTCTAGCTCTGGATCTACTGTAGTTCCTACTAACTAAAGCAACGAAGTACGCTTCAAAAATGACAACCTTTTTCATATTTGTTGATTGACTAGTAGTGATTTGTTTAATTTGTAGGGGCTGCCCAAAGGCATACCATCCAGCTTGTATTAAGCGGGATGAGGCATTTTTTCGATCGAAGGCTAAATGGAATTGCGGTATGTTGCTATGTACTTTGTTCATAAGACTACTACTTAGTGTTGCATGTGTTGTTGTTAGGTTATGCTGCCATATGTTTCTCTCATAAGTCATATGTAAATATCTTTGTGTTGGTTTTTGGATTGAATGTGTTATATTCTCCTCCATGATACTAAATTTTAGCATTTCGTACTCATCACATTGCCATATTACATGATGAGTTATCAACAACGGACAGCCTATAAAGCGAAAAAAGGTAATGAAGAAATTAATCGGGGATGCTCACGTTCTTTTGTTCCTATTCGCAGTATTTGTCGCCTTGTCGATTAAGGTTCTACTTTCACACTCGCACGAAAATGAATTATTGAGAATTACCTGACAAACTGGGAATGCAATTTAGCTTTCACACGTCAGTACGTCACACAATAGCGGAAACCACAATATCGATCGCCTTGTCGGTTAAGGTTCTACTTTCACACTCGCACTTAAATGAAATTATTGAGAATTACCTGACAAACTGGGAATGCAAGTTAGCTCTCACGCGTCACACAATAGCGGAAACCAcaatatcgaattgagcttCAAGACAGTAAGTACTACCTGAAGGGCCTTACTGTTTTGGAGAATATGACAATAAAACCACAACATGCATTGACTGGGGTGGTTGGAGCTTAAGTTGGATGTGAACGACTTTTGACACGTCATATCCAAAATTGAGGTATATTGACGGTTTGTTGGGAGGTTTTGAAACCTAACAATAACAGTGGGAGAAGACGCAAGAATAAGCTGCAGAAGCAAGGTTACAACAATTCGCCTTAATTGCTATGTAGTGTGATTGCGTCCGAACGATCCCTTATATTGCGAACTGGAATGGGGATTCATTCGATCGGATGAAAAAAATGGCATGCTGATGGTAAGTACACTCTCGTATAACAAAAAATTGATCACATTAATGATTAGATAAGTATGGCATCATATACAGATGCTACTTCTACTAAAACCATCCTAAAATGTTCCGCATTGGGAACGAACTAATTTTGTTCTGAGCAAATGATCCGGAGAATCCTACCCACACTGTGCCGCATTCTGAAGGATATGGCGTCCCGTTCCACTTACTTCAATGATCCACGATCTAGGTAACCCGGCTTTTCTAATTATCATTTAGTAGCGCCGGGGTCTTCTCTAATCATCATTTTGAATTCTATTATTTGCCTAGTGTACATCCCAACTGATTTATAGGGGTCCTACGTGGTGAAAACCAAATTCCGGTGGAAATGAAACAACGAATATGGTTCCTGTGTTAGGTGATTTATACTACAAATGCCATAATATCATTgtatgattttttgtttttgtttttcttgtatttggcaATGCTCACACTTCGTTAAGTGATTGTTTATAGTGAATTAAAGGTACCGAAGCTTACTAGAAGTGTAATATatgcaaattattttttttctgaatttctaCGCAATATTCTGACACTTCTTGCAAAGAGGCTCATTTTGGACCTACCTATGTATCTGGCCATGTTTATAAATTAATATTCCAATTTTTGTTCAGTTAACCGTTGAATTAAACTCGAGTTCTGTTATTCTCCTCTAGTTTCTTATTGTACTGTACTTTACACATGTATTTATTGACAATGCTGAAACATGGTTTCAAGTAAATGGCAGTACATTGTAATTTTAATGTCAACATGGGAATTCTTAATTGTCTAGATGGATAAGAGGTAATAATAGGAGAGAATTAGATACGAAAGCATCTGTGAAAGGTAAGAGTAGCACCAATTGAAATACGTTAATAGAGAATAGACTAGAGTGGTTTGGTCACATGCAACAAAGACCAGTTTATGCAATGGAAGGAGGGACGAGACTACTGTCCTGCAAATGCTATTGGGAGGAGAAGGCCTAAATTGATTCCAATTCCACTTGAACTTTCCCTTGCTACAGTTGAATGCCTACAAAGACCAATAATTTTATCCATCTTTATTTTGGTTGATGCATGCGTATCATTAATCCTTGGCCATCAATGCACCTTTTTGGCGCTACTTCAACAGTCAGGCAATCTACCGAATTTTGGTCTTCCTATCTCTGGTTATTGCTTGCATGTATCAAATACTTATCTTATTTGGATATCCATTATTAACATTAATGCTAATACTAAGGTTGCACGCTCCTTTGAAATTCATTGTTGTGTTGTGAATTTCAGGATGGCATATATGTAGTATCTGTGAGAAGGCTGCGCATTACATGTGCTACACTTGTACATATTCATTGTGCAAAGCATGCACCAAAAAAGCTGATTACTTGTGTGTACGAGAGAATAAAGGATTTTGTACAACATGTATGAGAACTATCATGCTGATTGAAAACAATGATCAAGGGAACAAGGAAATGGTAGGCATAATTCTCCATCTTTCCATGTTGTTGAACTTTTCTTATAATCGCCTCTGATTTCGAACTTGGCTCAAGTCACTTGAATGAGCACAAGCTTAATGAAGGTCTTTCTCTATTCTCAAATTTGCTGTCTTCGCTCTATATATTTTCTAAACTTGGTCCAATCAGGTTTAGCTTTGAGGACTTCAGCCCCAAATTGAATCTTAGTGGATGGTTAAACTGCCTCACAAGTcaactgtttttatttttatttgaagtCCTTTTAATGGGCTGCATAAGGACTGGAAGATGAGAGCCGGAGGAGTGTCGAGGAGACATTTTTGTGTGGTCAGCATGATGGGCATGGGACCAGAGTAGGACTtacaaaatttgagttttggtgGCCCTGCTTTTCTCtcccaacacacacacatacctGCTATTTGCATCCGATGTAGAGGCAATGCGTGTAGTCTCTCATCTTTATGGCCATGCTTCTTATTTCATTTACAGAAAATGTCAGAAGGAAAGATACAGCAAACAAGATATAAAAAAGTAGTACTCTCTGAGAAAGATAAAGAGGTGGCTGGATGGTTCTTGATTTCCGAATTAGTAATATCTGAATGAATTCCCTATCTGCATCAAACATGTACCTTATGCTTTCTTATTAGTTCTTTCCTACGTTCTAATGCCACTTTAACTTATGCAAATACCTTGTGCAGCCTCAAGTAGATTTTGATGACAAGAGTAGCTGGGAGTACCTTTTCAAGGTCTACTGGGTATACTTGAAGGAGAAACTCTCTCTAACTGTAGACGATCTTATTCAAGCTAAAAATCCCTGGAAAGAAGGCGGTGCTGTGGCTTGTAACAAATCTTTGAAAATGCGTTATGGTGGTAATAACAGCaaagtttcttcttttttcaacattcctgTTGGTCAGCAGGAGTCAAATGATTCCGAAAGGAGGACAACGGAACAGCCAAAGTTACCTAACCATGGGGACTCTCCACCCACGAGTAAATCAAGTTGTGACCAAGGCAATGCTTCAAATGAATCCACTGAGTGGGCATCCAAGGACCTCTTGGAGTTTGTTGCACACATGAGGAATGGGGATACATCTGTGTTGTCTCAGTTTGATGTACAGACTCTTTTGCTAGACTACATAAAGAGAGATAATCTACGGGATCCCTCTAAGAAAAGCCAAATCATTTGTGATTTGAGgcttaaaaaactgtttggaaaACCTCGTGTTGGTCACTTTGAAATGTTAAAGCTTCTCGAATTTCACTTTCACATAAAAGAGGATTTCAAGAAAGACGTTATTCAAGGCATCATTGTTGATACTGTTCTGAGCCAGGCGGAGGTTGGTGGGAACAATGAGAACCTGCTGATGACGGGTAAAGATAAGAAGCGGAAAACTCGTATGAAGATTGAGGAGAGAGGACCACAAGTAAATCTGGATGAATATGCTGCAATTGATGTTCACAACATTAACTTGATTTATTTGCGTCGTAATTTGATGGAAAGCTTAGTTGTGGATTCTGGGAAATTCCACGAAAAGGTGGTTGGCTCGATTGTGCGAATAAGAATTTCCAATAACGATCAGAAGCAAGATATGTATAGGCTTGTCCAAGTTGTAGGTATACCTTTATAGCATTTTAATATAATCTTAATCTGGATTGTAAATGGTATATAATCTCCTTGTTAGGAAAAAAGGGTTAATGATACAGACATCTGATAATCTGCAATGTGGATATCTGTCTTTTAGGTACGAGTAAGGCGGCTTTACCTTATAAAATTGGGGAAAAGACAGCAGACTTCATGCTGGAAATATTAAACTTGGACAAGAAAGAGACCATATCCATTGATGTGATTTCAAACCAAGCCTTTTCTGAGGTGATTAAACATGATACTTGACTTCATACTCTGTTACTCCTTGATTCGCTTCTTTTTGGCACCCACCAATGGTTAGATAAACCATTTCCTATATTTTGGGATCGTTTCTGGGAAAAAAAGTTTTGCTCTTTGTATGGATCTTATATAGATATGGTTTTATGAAATGTTTAGTTTTATTTGTCCTTTTTTGGCTTAACACTAAATGAGTACTGTGTGTTTTACTCTCATACCTGGATGAAGTTTTATAGGTATTGCTGGGCTTATTTTTGTGTTATAAAACCTATTATTGACATGATTCTATGACCAACAACAGTCTAAAGCGCTCATCTGCTTATAATTATGTGGCAATTTCCGCCCCAGCAATCCTAACTGGCCAATAATTGAGCCCACCCGCAGATAACAGAAAGCATCACTCGGCGGAAAGAAATGATGGTTACTTTTCGGGGTTGACAATGGATGCATgggtgaaaaagaaaaggagaagaaaagactGATAGGGTGATATTGTTCGTTATTTTTAGACACTCATTTATTTATGCTAAATAGTGGTTTTGGGCTATTATGGACAACTTCGGATGCATATTGTCAAAGTATGTCACAAACGCGAAATTTAAACTTGGTCTTGAACAAATGCTATACTAGACATGTATAATCCCCAAGTACCAGGTTTGTCATGCTTGGCAACAAATCCTTTGTAATGTGTTCTTGTTCCAAGGTGGACCAACTATTGATTTGTGCTGCATATCACTGACTATgttgttcttttctcttttgttgttcaaaaaaaaaaactgactagGTTTTGTTGCAAATGAGTCGGAGATATATGGATTAGATTAGGTTATCTGCATGAAGTCAGATATTTAAACCTAGACTCCATtcaagtattttattttggagatTCACTACACAACTCTCTGCTTTTGTGCATGAATACCTGGTATTGTTACGAGATATCATCTTGTTATCTGTTTTGATGTAATATACTTTTTCAGGATGAATGCAGACGTTTGCGTCAAAGTATTAAATGCGGGCTTGTTAAAAGATTAACCGTAGTAAGTTTATATCTATATATGCTACTTGTACTTATTCATCAAAACATATATGTAAGATTTCTTGCTAAGGATATCCATGCATGGTTCTAGGGCCAGGTACAGGAGAAAGCAGTCGCACTTCAGGAAGTGAGACTGAATGATGTAAGTTGTTTAGCTTTCTATTATAATGCACAAGCACCAGATAATGGTGCAGATTTGTtatctactctctctctctctctctctctctctctctctctctctctctctctctctttctctctctctctctctctcattaatcgaTCTATTGTCTTGTCATGGTTACCGCATGTTGGTAGACTTGATTTCAGAATTCGCTCTGCTCCTTTGATGATCCTcttattgctttcttttttcctctttgctTTATTTACTAGTGGCTGGAAACAGAGGTGTTACGGCTAAATCATCTTCGGGATCGAGCGAGTGAAAAGGGGCATAAAAAGGGATATCCTTTTGTTTATCGAgtgtttttttgaatatttcatAGCTCATATCACAAGATCTAATATCTTATACCTGATAGAAAGATTTTCACATCAACTTGAACTATTTAGTTATCAGATTGAACTATTTGTATATATGTGATATGGCTGTTGGAAGAACCAGCTGAAGCAAAGAGaacaaaagaataaagaaaagaaagaagttaAGGCTTTTGTCTCTGTTTGGAAATGGAATTGAGGGAGTGTAAAGATACGAGTCCACATGACCTCGTAAACATGGCCACAAATGGGCCAAGCCTAGCTTGTGGTGTTTGGCCTTGGCTCAATTACTTGAAAGGTATGTGCGGGCTAGGTTAGCGTACATGACAAGCCCAGCAGCGCAGCCATGCATACTCATGAGCTTACCAGCATATTTTGGCTTTGCTTAGTAAGTCTAAGAATTGCTTTGAAACTGTAATCAGGAGTTGTTAATACCAGCTTAGTGCCAGACAAAACCTAGACAAAACCTTGAAACAGTAGTTTGTCTTCTCCTTTTGGAATGTTATTGTATGTACTTGTCAGAGTCAAATGGTTTAATGAACCGCCGAGAAGTTTAGAAAATCACAAACATACATCATATGCTAATTTTTGGAACACAACCAGCTGAGACCCGGTTCAGTTCTTTTATTAGACGAGCTATTAAATGAAGCTCGGGCTTAGCTCATCGAATATTAAATGACCCCGCGAGCCAAAACTTGGATCAACCGAATTTTGTTTACTGAACTTAGTAATAGATGACTTCACCATACATACATTTACCATTATGGGTCAAATGTCCAGAGAGACCTAGGGCAGATGCTGATCCTGGAGACTTTAAGGTAGCTTCTCTGCATAGTTAAATTAGTATAGCTGGAGTCTGTTCTGAGGGATGAGCCTAATGAACGTGCAGGTAGCTATGGATATACAGGTAGCCACAATAGCATGTTAGATTATGTAGTTTCTTCATTTCCATTGAAGTTTGATGACTGCTTTGTTTGTGAGTTTCTTACACTGAGCTCTTCCATGGTCGTGGGCAAAGCGAATAAAGATTTAAGAACACTTCATGGTGAAAATAGTCAAGGTAGTGGGGAAAAAAGATTCATGCCAACTTGTTGCTgcagttccaaaaaaaagaaaaagaaagaaacttgtTGCAGCTCAAGTTTTGGGAAGCTTGTACCCATCATGCGTAAAATTAGTTTGAGAACCCAGTCTGAGACCAAATGCTGTTGCCCGTTCATAATCTAGCGGAGTCACTGACCTTTCAAGCCATTTCTTAGTATCTCCTGAAACTAAATACGAATTGGAAGGAGTGAATCTTTGTTTTCATGAAAtaaataagggaaaatttcaaaatggcatcTGAACTTTGTACCAAATGTCACAgaaacacctgaacttaagtttatttcaattaaacacctgtactaacaaaatccccaaatttagacacctaaacttaagtttatttcaattaaatacctgtactaacaaaatccccaaatttagaccccgcCATTATAttccgtcccaaaaattgctgatatggcatctccaacccgtttaacttgccccattgcacatgtttccaacaGGGGATGATGCATCCAAGCGAAACCCATCATTAGAAGTATGCTGAGCAGAAAGAAGAACtgggtttgggcaaaaaaacatgtgcaatgagGCAACTTAAACGAGTTGGAGATgccatgtcagcaatttttgggacggagtataacggcgggggtctaaatttggagattttgttagtacaggtgtttaattgaaataaactcaagttcaggtgtctaaatttgggaattttgttagtacaagtgtttaattgaaataaacttaagttcaggtgtctctgtgacatttggtgcaaagttcaggtgtcattttgaaattttcccaataaATAAATAGGGTTGTATGGGTAATGCTGATCAAGTTGACTGGCAGTTTGTAGCTTCAGGGATCTACACTAAGAGAAACTGTTTTTAATGGATAGATGGAAGTCTTCGAAGTTATTTTTTGTCTGATTGTGAGTTATTCCAAACTTGCTTTTTCTGTTCTATCCCAGAGATTCCTGTGCATCATAGTTCATACTATCAAGCTGCAAATCCGATGATATATTTATGTTCTGCATAATGATCCCATACAAGATAAAATGGCAAGGAAAttggttcctctctctctctctctctctctctctctctctctctctctctctctctctctctatttgagGACTAATAATGGGAATAAAACTTTCCTATTTCATTGAGGATTCCTTGACTCAAGTTCACGCTCAGAGAATGTATAGAGAAATTAGAGCTTCTGAAGACACCGGAGGAACGCCAGCGCAGGTTGCATGAGATTCCTGAGGTTCATGCCGATCCTAAGATGGATCCGAATTGTGACTCCGATCAAGATGTTGGAGAAGTTGACGATAAGAAACAAGGTCCCTTGCATTGCCTAGAAAATATAGAACATGACCTTTATAAACGATCTATTTCACTTTTCTTCATTCATTCAGAGAAGTCTATCATATTGACTATTGCTGGTGATATATGCAGGTGATAATGTTAAACCAAGATATTCTGGGTTCGGTAGAAAAAGGAGGGAGTCAATCTCTGCACAGAATGGTGATAGTCAGAAGAGTTCGGGGACTAGGCCGTGGAAAAAGTTAAATACCTGTGGTCAAAATAGAAGCCTGCCTactaaattttatttggaaaatggAGCTCCTAGCAGGGTTGTACAGAGAGCCTATGACTCCTGTTATGAGGGCAAGGATTCATGTGCAACAAATTGTTCGGCAAAACCGGGGAACAGGGTTGACTCTTGTGGTTCTGTGGGTGGTGGTCAGAACAATCAAGCTGTGCTGAGGTCTGAATCTTTTCGTGTGCGTGCACCAGAAACTTCCATTTCATCTCTCTCTGCTGGGAGTGCACCATCTGCGAATGATAGTGAAACAGACAAATTGTGGCACTACCGGGACCCAAATGGAAAAATTCAAGGACCATTTTGTGTTGTGCAGCTGCGCAAGTGGAGTACAACTGGATACTTCCCGCCTGAAATGAGGATATGGTGCATAAATAATGAAGAAGTTGACTCTGTTCTCTTAACTGATGTATTGAATGGGAAGTTCTGTAAAGTCTTTCCGTTGCAGTCCAATATCTCTTTACCATCTCAGGGAGTTATTGCCCCTGGTAATAGATTAAATTACTTGGATGATAGGAGCAGTGGCATTGTGAATACAACTAGCATGAACGGTAATAAGGTAGTAGCGCCATATACTTGTAACAGCGAATCCACGAATAGTGATGGTTGGGGCTCTCAATCCTCCAATTGGCAAGCGCCTGTTAATAAAACTGATGGTCCCACAGGAAGTTCTTCTCAGTTCTTGGACTCGCTCAAGCCTAACAACGTTAATTCTGATCATCCCCAGGTGAATTGTCCACTCGGACAGCAGGATGGAACTTCTTTACATCAAGGGAAGAGACAAGAGGAAAAAATATGTAGCTTTGCTTCAACTGATGGAAATTTGACTTCACATGAAAGCACAACATTTCAGGCTAGTGGTGAAGAGAGTCATGTGAACCAATCTCAGGGCTCTCCAGGACAGTCATCTGGTGGAAATTCAAAGAATGGGGATTCTAACTCTGGTTTTGAATCTGTGGCTAGGTCATCTGATTCATCAGATCCAAAATTGGAAACCAATATCCCAAGTCTACCCAGTCCAACGCCAATAACTAGCAATGGGGACTTGGAAGGTCAGGCGATTAAAGCTGAGCCTTCTGCGCCTTTAAGTCTTCCTGTGCAAGATTCTGGTTTATATAACCTGCCAAGTCCAAGTCCAAGTCCCACACCAGAGCTGAGTTATAGTGACGAGAAAGCTGACTCAAATATGCAAAATCTGCCAAGTCCCCTGCTGATGCTAGGGGATGGGAACAAGAAAACTGAGGCTGCTGAAAATAAACAACCAGCCTCCTCAAAATGTCCTGTTCAAGATTCTGGCTCCAGTGGGAGCAGTGCTTCTAGTCTGGTGGTGGGTGGCGAGAGACAATGTCGTGAAACAGCGGATGAATGGAGTGGATGTTCCCCTGCTCGTGCAAAACCCTCTGTTGAGGAAGGGGATTCAGGCCTTGGTTCTGTGACTTCGTTGAAACCGCCTGAATTGGCCAGTGATCACGCAGCTACTCCTACTTCTAAGTGTGACCAACTTACTCCTCCTTCCCCACCACAACCTGTATTCAATGAATCCACATGGCGTCTTGAGCCCATTGAGTTTAGCACTTTGGATGAAGAATCGGTCTCAGATCTGTTAGCTGAAGTTGATGCAATGGAGTCTCAATGCGGCTTGGCTTCCCCTACTTCAATGATGTACTCTGATGATGAATTGTTTCAGGATCCTAATAATGATTGTTTCACTAACATTGGTGTATTGAGCCATCCGCTTAATTTAGGCAGAAGTGATGCTTTGAGCTCCATGAGGGATATTACTCTACCTCGTCAATCCATGATGACAGATGAACCACTTGGTGCGGCTCAGGCTCGTGTTAGTGATCATGTAAAAAGGTGTAGTGTGAAATCCTCTACAAACTTTGAAGTGGATGTGGAAACGCAGCCCACTTATTTTTCAGTTAACAAAACTGAAGCTGGTCCTAACAGGCAACCAAACACTTCTCAGAGAGCGGAGCAGAAACCCATGAACGCTAGCTGGGGAACAATGCAGGGAAATATGAACTTGGGTTTGGGAGGAATAAATAACGTGGGATGGGGATCTGGTTTGGGGACAATACAGGGAAACATAAACATGAACTGGAGCACTTCAGCTGGATTTATGGGGTCTGAGAGCTTTCCAGTATATGGTGGGGAGAAATTTGTAGGTCTAAGTGACTGGGAGTCATCATGGAGGAGGCAGTCAATACATGGCAATGGCGGCGGTGGTGCAGAAAGTTACTCTAGGGCTCCTCCCAAAGGGCAGGGAGTTTGTAAATTTTACGAGAATGGAAATTGCACGAAGGGAGCGTTTTGTGACTACTTCCACCCATGATGAGGAGGTTCCTGTCTATCTGGTGCATTAAAATTACtgtaaaatcatttttttggtaGAACAAGCGTCATCTACATATTGCTGATGTTGAAGTGTAGCTGAGAAATAGTACTCAGTTACAATGGCATAATACAATTTTTTGCTTCAGGTAGCTTGGCTGTTTTGCAGAACGATCGTTGGTAGATATCGACCTGGAATAGCTTGGCAGGATAGAGTGACATTGATGCCTAAGAGAGAGTGTAGATAATTTGTTGTTAGTTGTCAAAAAAGACCTATTCAGCTGGTTTCTATTCTATATCTTGCAACCAAATTACTGGCTATGCAGTTTCACATATATACTAATCGACATGTTTTATTGGCTAATGCATTCGTTGATGAAGAGGCTGTAGTTAGATAATGGGGTTGACATGACATTTCGTGGCTTGCTTCGGCTTGTATGTGTGTCTTCAACGCTAAACTTCCTGTGGGATTTTTGAACGGgaataagaaagaaaagataGATAAGACATTGCAAACAGAGAAACCAAACTCCTTTCTTTTAATGGGTGAATTGGAAATATCTATATTCTAATATAAGGTAGAGCAGAATTTGGCGTCCCCATTTTCAAAACTGTTCGACTAGGAAATCTTTGTGTAGTGGGCCGAACAATGGAGTAGCCCTGTGGGCCGAACGGCATTACCCGCGGAGGGCCAGCGTTTCCTCTACGCCTAGGAAGCGCATCTATTGGGCTCATCCAAACAATTGGGCCGGACTAGTTCAGTTGTTCTGATCCTATTATATCCGGCTCAGGCAGACAGGTTCCCCAAACGGTTCGGCCGTACCCTATCGGTACGCCTCGCGTGGTACAGGGAAGGCAGctcatccattttttttttgatccgcaggcAGCTCATCCATGAGCACTTAATTGTCTAGCTCCATACGTCATGACTGAGTAGGGACGGCAATGGGGAGGGtcgggggtggataccactatctCCGTCCCCGATTCTCGAACTCAAATTCCTCCCCATCCCCGCCCCAATACCCACCGGggatttatttttaccctctATCCCCGCCCCAAACGGGTAACGGGGATCCAAAGATcccaaaactttttaaaaaaaagtcaccTGCCATAAAATACGAACCaaaaaactaaattcaaaaaaaaaaaaaaaaaacaatctacgctgccattacaaaccaaatgccaaggaaaatAGTCACAGTTGCTGTCATagtgccattacaaaccaaatcaaaatgaaaacagtcACATCTGCTGCCCTAGTGCCATTataaaccaaatttaaattaaaacagtCACATAGTTGCTGCCATAGTgtattacaaaccaaattgaaataaaaacagtttcaaacaaacaagatGAGTAGGCCAGTGGGGCTTGGGATTGGAGACGTAAGTCTTTAGAGAGGCGactggaaaatggaaaaaccgtaacttatctatatatatagtaggctagtGGGGCTGGGGCGGGGATCAGGAACCCTAAGTCCCtaacttatgtatatatatatatagaggaat
Proteins encoded in this window:
- the LOC131304793 gene encoding zinc finger CCCH domain-containing protein 44-like isoform X2: MEGLDKSSSCLESGPCTEIENRNGDVIECDPIAEMVDSQHLAGVSPVVTAAGGGEAAALAAVLVEVKTEVNVDEEGVGKRRRGRPARGQPRPPPMKKIKEEEEEEDVCFICFDGGSLVLCDRRGCPKAYHPACIKRDEAFFRSKAKWNCGWHICSICEKAAHYMCYTCTYSLCKACTKKADYLCVRENKGFCTTCMRTIMLIENNDQGNKEMPQVDFDDKSSWEYLFKVYWVYLKEKLSLTVDDLIQAKNPWKEGGAVACNKSLKMRYGGNNSKVSSFFNIPVGQQESNDSERRTTEQPKLPNHGDSPPTSKSSCDQGNASNESTEWASKDLLEFVAHMRNGDTSVLSQFDVQTLLLDYIKRDNLRDPSKKSQIICDLRLKKLFGKPRVGHFEMLKLLEFHFHIKEDFKKDVIQGIIVDTVLSQAEVGGNNENLLMTGKDKKRKTRMKIEERGPQVNLDEYAAIDVHNINLIYLRRNLMESLVVDSGKFHEKVVGSIVRIRISNNDQKQDMYRLVQVVGTSKAALPYKIGEKTADFMLEILNLDKKETISIDVISNQAFSEDECRRLRQSIKCGLVKRLTVGQVQEKAVALQEVRLNDWLETEVLRLNHLRDRASEKGHKKGLRECIEKLELLKTPEERQRRLHEIPEVHADPKMDPNCDSDQDVGEVDDKKQGDNVKPRYSGFGRKRRESISAQNGDSQKSSGTRPWKKLNTCGQNRSLPTKFYLENGAPSRVVQRAYDSCYEGKDSCATNCSAKPGNRVDSCGSVGGGQNNQAVLRSESFRVRAPETSISSLSAGSAPSANDSETDKLWHYRDPNGKIQGPFCVVQLRKWSTTGYFPPEMRIWCINNEEVDSVLLTDVLNGKFCKVFPLQSNISLPSQGVIAPGNRLNYLDDRSSGIVNTTSMNGNKVVAPYTCNSESTNSDGWGSQSSNWQAPVNKTDGPTGSSSQFLDSLKPNNVNSDHPQVNCPLGQQDGTSLHQGKRQEEKICSFASTDGNLTSHESTTFQASGEESHVNQSQGSPGQSSGGNSKNGDSNSGFESVARSSDSSDPKLETNIPSLPSPTPITSNGDLEGQAIKAEPSAPLSLPVQDSGLYNLPSPSPSPTPELSYSDEKADSNMQNLPSPLLMLGDGNKKTEAAENKQPASSKCPVQDSGSSGSSASSLVVGGERQCRETADEWSGCSPARAKPSVEEGDSGLGSVTSLKPPELASDHAATPTSKCDQLTPPSPPQPVFNESTWRLEPIEFSTLDEESVSDLLAEVDAMESQCGLASPTSMMYSDDELFQDPNNDCFTNIGVLSHPLNLGRSDALSSMRDITLPRQSMMTDEPLGAAQARVSDHVKRQPNTSQRAEQKPMNASWGTMQGNMNLGLGGINNVGWGSGLGTIQGNINMNWSTSAGFMGSESFPVYGGEKFVGLSDWESSWRRQSIHGNGGGGAESYSRAPPKGQGVCKFYENGNCTKGAFCDYFHP
- the LOC131304793 gene encoding zinc finger CCCH domain-containing protein 44-like isoform X3, with the protein product MEGLDKSSSCLESGPCTEIENRNGDVIECDPIAEMVDSQHLAGVSPVVTAAGGGEAAALAAVLVEVKTEVNVDEEGVGKRRRGRPARGQPRPPPMKKIKEEEEEEDVCFICFDGGSLVLCDRRGCPKAYHPACIKRDEAFFRSKAKWNCGWHICSICEKAAHYMCYTCTYSLCKACTKKADYLCVRENKGFCTTCMRTIMLIENNDQGNKEMPQVDFDDKSSWEYLFKVYWVYLKEKLSLTVDDLIQAKNPWKEGGAVACNKSLKMRYGGNNSKVSSFFNIPVGQQESNDSERRTTEQPKLPNHGDSPPTSKSSCDQGNASNESTEWASKDLLEFVAHMRNGDTSVLSQFDVQTLLLDYIKRDNLRDPSKKSQIICDLRLKKLFGKPRVGHFEMLKLLEFHFHIKEDFKKDVIQGIIVDTVLSQAEVGGNNENLLMTGKDKKRKTRMKIEERGPQVNLDEYAAIDVHNINLIYLRRNLMESLVVDSGKFHEKVVGSIVRIRISNNDQKQDMYRLVQVVGTSKAALPYKIGEKTADFMLEILNLDKKETISIDVISNQAFSEDECRRLRQSIKCGLVKRLTVGQVQEKAVALQEVRLNDWLETEVLRLNHLRDRASEKGHKKGLRECIEKLELLKTPEERQRRLHEIPEVHADPKMDPNCDSDQDVGEVDDKKQGDNVKPRYSGFGRKRRESISAQNGDSQKSSGTRPWKKLNTCGQNRSLPTKFYLENGAPSRVVQRAYDSCYEGKDSCATNCSAKPGNRVDSCGSVGGGQNNQAVLRSESFRVRAPETSISSLSAGSAPSANDSETDKLWHYRDPNGKIQGPFCVVQLRKWSTTGYFPPEMRIWCINNEEVDSVLLTDVLNGKFCKVFPLQSNISLPSQGVIAPGNRLNYLDDRSSGIVNTTSMNGNKVNCPLGQQDGTSLHQGKRQEEKICSFASTDGNLTSHESTTFQASGEESHVNQSQGSPGQSSGGNSKNGDSNSGFESVARSSDSSDPKLETNIPSLPSPTPITSNGDLEGQAIKAEPSAPLSLPVQDSGLYNLPSPSPSPTPELSYSDEKADSNMQNLPSPLLMLGDGNKKTEAAENKQPASSKCPVQDSGSSGSSASSLVVGGERQCRETADEWSGCSPARAKPSVEEGDSGLGSVTSLKPPELASDHAATPTSKCDQLTPPSPPQPVFNESTWRLEPIEFSTLDEESVSDLLAEVDAMESQCGLASPTSMMYSDDELFQDPNNDCFTNIGVLSHPLNLGRSDALSSMRDITLPRQSMMTDEPLGAAQARVSDHVKRCSVKSSTNFEVDVETQPTYFSVNKTEAGPNRQPNTSQRAEQKPMNASWGTMQGNMNLGLGGINNVGWGSGLGTIQGNINMNWSTSAGFMGSESFPVYGGEKFVGLSDWESSWRRQSIHGNGGGGAESYSRAPPKGQGVCKFYENGNCTKGAFCDYFHP